From a region of the Salvelinus namaycush isolate Seneca chromosome 40, SaNama_1.0, whole genome shotgun sequence genome:
- the LOC120033315 gene encoding NEDD4 family-interacting protein 2-like isoform X3: MDQAASRYQVFENDEDDSCEPSTSAQQPCTSAQANSSSQACPVPVALEGDAEAPPPPYASIALGATAAMPVESSCYPSDFPVPPPYSVATSLPTYDEAEKAKAEAMVLSSVEEDDFPPRDDFSDVDQLRVGNDGIFMLAFFMAFLFNWIGFCLSFCLTNTIAGRYGAICGFGLSLIKWILIVRFSDYFTGYFNGQYWLWWIFLVLGLLLFFRGFVNYLKVRNMSESMAASHRTRFFFLY, encoded by the exons ATGGACCAGGCAGCGAGCCGATACCAAGTG ttTGAGAATGATGAAGACGACTCCTGTGAGCCCTCCACCAGCGCCCAGCAGCCGTGCACCTCGGCCCAGGCCAACTCGTCCTCCCAGGCCTGCCCAGTCCCAGTAGCCCTGGAGGGGGACGCAGAGGCTCCACCTCCCCCGTATGCCAGCATCGCCCTGGGAGCCACCGCTGCCATGCCTG TAGAGAGCAGTTGTTACCCAAGTGATTTCCCCGTGCCGCCCCCCTACAGCGTGGCCACCTCGCTTCCCACCTACGATGAGGCAGAGAAAGCCAAAGCTGAAGCCATGGTACTCTCTTCTGTGGAG GAGGATGACTTCCCTCCAAGGGATGACTTCAGCGATGTCGACCAGCTGAGGGTGGGGAATGACGGCATTTTCATGCTGGCCTTTTTCA TGGCCTTCCTGTTCAATTGGATTGGGTTTTGCCTGTCATTCTGCCTGACCAACACCATCGCTGGCCGATACGGGGCCATCTGCGGCTTTGGCCTCTCTCTCATCAAGTGGATTCTCATCGTCAGA TTCTCTGACTACTTTACTGGATATTTCAATGGGCAGTACTGGCTCTGGTGGATTTTCCTGGTCCTCG GTCTCCTGCTTTTCTTCAGAGGGTTCGTGAACTACCTGAAAGTGCGCAACATGTCTGAAAGCATGGCTGCCTCGCACAGAACACGCTTCTTCTTCCTGTACTGa
- the LOC120033315 gene encoding NEDD4 family-interacting protein 2-like isoform X2, producing MDQAASRYQVFENDEDDSCEPSTSAQQPCTSAQANSSSQACPVPVALEGDAEAPPPPYASIALGATAAMPESSCYPSDFPVPPPYSVATSLPTYDEAEKAKAEAMVLSSVEVIPGEDDFPPRDDFSDVDQLRVGNDGIFMLAFFMAFLFNWIGFCLSFCLTNTIAGRYGAICGFGLSLIKWILIVRFSDYFTGYFNGQYWLWWIFLVLGLLLFFRGFVNYLKVRNMSESMAASHRTRFFFLY from the exons ATGGACCAGGCAGCGAGCCGATACCAAGTG ttTGAGAATGATGAAGACGACTCCTGTGAGCCCTCCACCAGCGCCCAGCAGCCGTGCACCTCGGCCCAGGCCAACTCGTCCTCCCAGGCCTGCCCAGTCCCAGTAGCCCTGGAGGGGGACGCAGAGGCTCCACCTCCCCCGTATGCCAGCATCGCCCTGGGAGCCACCGCTGCCATGCCTG AGAGCAGTTGTTACCCAAGTGATTTCCCCGTGCCGCCCCCCTACAGCGTGGCCACCTCGCTTCCCACCTACGATGAGGCAGAGAAAGCCAAAGCTGAAGCCATGGTACTCTCTTCTGTGGAGGTGATACCAggg GAGGATGACTTCCCTCCAAGGGATGACTTCAGCGATGTCGACCAGCTGAGGGTGGGGAATGACGGCATTTTCATGCTGGCCTTTTTCA TGGCCTTCCTGTTCAATTGGATTGGGTTTTGCCTGTCATTCTGCCTGACCAACACCATCGCTGGCCGATACGGGGCCATCTGCGGCTTTGGCCTCTCTCTCATCAAGTGGATTCTCATCGTCAGA TTCTCTGACTACTTTACTGGATATTTCAATGGGCAGTACTGGCTCTGGTGGATTTTCCTGGTCCTCG GTCTCCTGCTTTTCTTCAGAGGGTTCGTGAACTACCTGAAAGTGCGCAACATGTCTGAAAGCATGGCTGCCTCGCACAGAACACGCTTCTTCTTCCTGTACTGa
- the LOC120033315 gene encoding NEDD4 family-interacting protein 2-like isoform X1, which produces MDQAASRYQVFENDEDDSCEPSTSAQQPCTSAQANSSSQACPVPVALEGDAEAPPPPYASIALGATAAMPVESSCYPSDFPVPPPYSVATSLPTYDEAEKAKAEAMVLSSVEVIPGEDDFPPRDDFSDVDQLRVGNDGIFMLAFFMAFLFNWIGFCLSFCLTNTIAGRYGAICGFGLSLIKWILIVRFSDYFTGYFNGQYWLWWIFLVLGLLLFFRGFVNYLKVRNMSESMAASHRTRFFFLY; this is translated from the exons ATGGACCAGGCAGCGAGCCGATACCAAGTG ttTGAGAATGATGAAGACGACTCCTGTGAGCCCTCCACCAGCGCCCAGCAGCCGTGCACCTCGGCCCAGGCCAACTCGTCCTCCCAGGCCTGCCCAGTCCCAGTAGCCCTGGAGGGGGACGCAGAGGCTCCACCTCCCCCGTATGCCAGCATCGCCCTGGGAGCCACCGCTGCCATGCCTG TAGAGAGCAGTTGTTACCCAAGTGATTTCCCCGTGCCGCCCCCCTACAGCGTGGCCACCTCGCTTCCCACCTACGATGAGGCAGAGAAAGCCAAAGCTGAAGCCATGGTACTCTCTTCTGTGGAGGTGATACCAggg GAGGATGACTTCCCTCCAAGGGATGACTTCAGCGATGTCGACCAGCTGAGGGTGGGGAATGACGGCATTTTCATGCTGGCCTTTTTCA TGGCCTTCCTGTTCAATTGGATTGGGTTTTGCCTGTCATTCTGCCTGACCAACACCATCGCTGGCCGATACGGGGCCATCTGCGGCTTTGGCCTCTCTCTCATCAAGTGGATTCTCATCGTCAGA TTCTCTGACTACTTTACTGGATATTTCAATGGGCAGTACTGGCTCTGGTGGATTTTCCTGGTCCTCG GTCTCCTGCTTTTCTTCAGAGGGTTCGTGAACTACCTGAAAGTGCGCAACATGTCTGAAAGCATGGCTGCCTCGCACAGAACACGCTTCTTCTTCCTGTACTGa